In Humulus lupulus chromosome 7, drHumLupu1.1, whole genome shotgun sequence, the following are encoded in one genomic region:
- the LOC133792364 gene encoding uncharacterized protein LOC133792364 has protein sequence MQNYVKFLKDISTKNKRLGEFETVVLTEGCSAMLKNKIPPKLKDLGSFIIPISTGGRHVGKALCNLGASINLMSMSIFKKLRIGEARPTTLTLQLADRSMSGFTFVIVLKKQENDVLEVMWGSDDFADILLNQNREKNGCYF, from the exons ATGCAAAACTATGTGAAGTTTTTAAAGGATATCTCGACGAAGAATAAGAGACTTGGAGAATTTGAAACGGTGGTTTTGACAGAAGGTTGTAGCGCAATGTTGAAGAATAAGATTCCTCCTAAATTGAAGGATCTGGGTAGCTTTATAATTCCAATTTCTACTGGGGGCCGACATGTTGGTAAAGCTCTTTGTAATTTGGGAGCTAGTATTAATTTGATGTCCATGTCCATTTTTAAAAAGTTGAGAATTGGAGAGGCGAGGCCAACTACACTCACACTGCAATTAGCTGACCGTTCTATG AGTGGTTTTACATTTGTTATTGTGTTAAAAAAGCAAGAAAATGATGTTTTGGAAGTAATGTGGGGGTCTGATGATTTTGCAGATATTTTACTTAATCAAAACAGGGAGAAAAATGGGTGTTATTTCTGA